A genomic window from Enoplosus armatus isolate fEnoArm2 chromosome 20, fEnoArm2.hap1, whole genome shotgun sequence includes:
- the LOC139303692 gene encoding dual specificity protein phosphatase 13A-like: protein MFMQSSMDKLQESNAVPPSTPSVKDLVKVLYGGKRFGNHVDEVWPNLYIGDMSVANDRFSLWKLGITHVLNVAHGRMHCQGSHDFYGSTVDYYGVPADDSLSFDLSLYFFPSADYIQSALDTAGARVFVHCAVGVSRSASLVLAYLMIYHHYTLLEAINKVKERRWIFPNRGFLKQLRALEMKLHKTS, encoded by the exons ATGTTCATGCAGTCATCTATGGACAAACTACAGGAAAGTAATGCAGTTCCCCCGTCCACGCCTTCTGTGAAAGACTTGGTGAAGGTTTTGTATGGTGGAAAAAGGTTTGGTAATCATGTGGATGAAGTTTGGCCTAACCTATACATTGGCGACAT GTCGGTGGCCAATGATCGCTTCAGCCTATGGAAGCTGGGAATCACTCATGTTCTGAATGTAGCTCATGGGAGGATGCACTGTCAGGGGAGTCATGACTTCTACGGCTCCACTGTGGATTATTATGGAGTGCCTGCTGATGACTCACTGTCCTTTGAcctttctctctatttctttccctctgctgaCTATATTCAGAGTGCACTTGACACGGCTGGTG CTCGGGTTTTTGTCCACTGTGCAGTTGGAGTGAGCAGGTCTGCCTCCCTCGTCCTGGCCTACCTAATGATCTACCACCATTACACCCTACTAGAGGCCATCAATAAGGTCAAAGAGCGCAGGTGGATTTTCCCAAACAGAGGATTCCTCAAACAGCTTCGTGCTTTGGAGATGAAACTACACAAGACATCCTGA
- the LOC139303691 gene encoding dual specificity phosphatase 29-like, with protein MPRGLSCLASPEGANARYETPPASELQRLMWTKKGASSHLDEVQPRIYIGDMYAAKDKRTLQAHHITHVLNAADGKFNVNTGPSFYRDTKITYHGVEAFDMPSFNLSPFFYPAANFIKNALSSPTGKVFVHCAMGLSRSSTLVLAYLMIHENMTLVDAIKAVSANRNISPNAGFLEQLRELDKKLHCQGSSRSWSGNGRT; from the exons ATGCCCAGAGGCCTCAGCTGCTTGGCGAGCCCTGAGGGGGCAAACGCCAGGTATGAGACCCCCCCGGCTTCAGAGCTCCAGAGGCTGATGTGGACAAAGAAAGGAGCCAGCAGCCATCTGGATGAGGTTCAGCCCAGGATCTATATTGGAGACAT GTATGCAGCCAAAGACAAGAGGACACTCCAGGCTCACCACATCACTCATGTACTTAACGCTGCTGATGGGAAGTTCAACGTGAACACGGGCCCCAGCTTCTACAGAGACACCAAAATCACTTATCATGGAGTGGAAGCTTTTGACATGCCGTCCTTTAACTTGAGTCCCTTCTTTTACCCAGCGGCCAATTTTATCAAGAACGCTTTGAGCTCGCCCACAG GTAAAGTGTTTGTCCACTGTGCGATGGGTCTCAGCCGCTCGTCCACCTTGGTTCTGGCCTACCTGATGATCCACGAGAACATGACGCTGGTGGACGCCATCAAAGCCGTCAGTGCCAACAGGAACATCTCCCCTAACGCTGGTTTCTTGGAGCAGCTCAGAGAGTTGGACAAGAAGCTGCACTGCCAGGGATCATCGAGGAGCTGGAGCGGTAACGGGCGGACTTGA
- the LOC139303693 gene encoding dual specificity protein phosphatase 13A-like, whose protein sequence is MSTLKDKSKEYLTVKDLQKVLDSCKLHLNEIDEVWPKIYIGNVAVAHNKAVLLKLGITHVLNAAHSKRGSVGNQSFYGNGFVYCGIPADDSTHFDLDVYFQSAADFIHKALKSPDGKVLVHCIMGMSRSSTLVLAYLMIYRHLSLKRALQKLIKKRAIYPNRNFLALLLDLDLQLTGKKKTCQIL, encoded by the exons ATGTCAACCCTGAAAGACAAGAGCAAAGAATATCTGACTGTCAAGGATCTGCAGAAGGTTTTGGACTCATGCAAACTACATCTCAATGAAATTGATGAAGTCTGGCCAAAAATATACATAGGGAACGT GGCAGTAGCACACAACAAGGCTGTCTTGCTGAAATTAGGAATAACTCATGTTTTAAACGCTGCACACTCCAAGCGTGGCAGCGTAGGGAACCAAAGCTTTTACGGCAATGGCTTTGTGTATTGTGGCATTCCAGCGGATGACTCGACACACTTTGATCTGGATGTTTACTTCCAGTCTGCAGCTGATTTCATTCATAAAGCTCTGAAGTCACCTGATG GGAAAGTTCTGGTGCACTGCATCATGGGAATGAGCCGGTCATCGACCTTGGTGTTAGCGTACCTCATGATCTACCGCCACCTCTCGCTCAAACGAGCTTTGCAGAAACTGATCAAGAAAAGGGCCATCTACCCCAACAGGAATTTCCTGGCTTTGCTGTTGGATCTGGATCTGCAGCtgacaggaaaaaagaaaacatgtcagaTCCTGTAA